One stretch of Larus michahellis unplaced genomic scaffold, bLarMic1.1 SCAFFOLD_441, whole genome shotgun sequence DNA includes these proteins:
- the LOC141736929 gene encoding protein NDRG2-like: MGDPDPEMGGQTHRWGSQPHRCVCPWTPGSPLPHRSGSSPIGGGPPGHLGPLPSPLGPPSPGTWGPSIPSLAPWVPPAPRPWVQPHSRGVGLSPDESCFTPLFAHEEMGEIVKNFLVVHVDPPGMEEGAPPYPPGYQYPSLEQLAEMIPCILQYLNIASIIGMGVGAGAFVLAKFGLLHPEAVEGLVLVNIDPQAKGWMDWAAHKLSGLTSSTTDMILAHLFTQEELSAAPPAVQSSRARLGATPNAPLLWGMYNSRGDLGLARSGAGSLRCPMLLVVGDGSPHEEAVVECNAKLDPTQTSFIKVTFDPPTP; this comes from the exons atgggggacccagacccagagatggggggacagacccacaggtgggggtcccagccccatagatgtgtgtgcccctggacacctgggtcccctctgccccatagatccgggtccagccccataggtgggggtccccccggccacctgggtcccctccccagtcccctgggtcccccctccccgggcacctggggcccttccatcccttccctggccccatgggtgccccctgccccacggccgtgggtccagccccatagccgtggggtggggctgtccccagacgagtcgtgcttcaccccgctcttcgcccacgaggagatgggggagatcgtcaagaacttcctggtggtccacgtcgacccccccggcatggaggagggcgcccccccctaccccccagg gtaccagtacccctcgctggagcaactggccgagatgatcccctgcatcctccagtacctcaa catcgccagcatcatcgggatgggggtgggggccggcgccttcgtcctggcgaaatttggg ctgctgcaccccgaggcggtggaggggctggtgctggtcaacatcgacccccaggccaagggctggatggactgggccgcgcacaag ctctcgggcctgacgtcctccaccaccgacatgatcctggcccatctcttcacccag gaggagctgtcggccgcccccccggccgtgcagagcagccgggcccggctgggggcgacccccaacgcccccctgctgtggggcatgtacaacag ccgcggtgacctgggcctggcgcgcagcggggccggcagcctgcg ctgccccatgttgctggtggtgggcgacggctccccccacgaggaggccgtg gtggagtgcaacgccaagctggaccccacccagacctccttcatcaaggtgacctttgaccccccgaccccgtga